In Aminobacterium sp. MB27-C1, a single genomic region encodes these proteins:
- a CDS encoding putative hydro-lyase has translation MKGSAFSEYSPQQVREIIRKGDYDLPTPGMAKGHVQANLVVLPKDWAYDFLVFAQRNPKPCPVLDVTEPGDPEPKIVAPGADIRTDIPKYRVWIDGQCVDEPKDILKYWRDDFVAFLLGCSFTFESALLDAKIPVRHIEKGSNVPMYITNIQCKPAGRLSGPMVVSMRPIPYNQVSTAVLSTGRFPAVHGAPIHIGNPEAIGIKDVNSPDFGDAVPIYDNEVPVFWACGVTPQAALMASKPPLAITHAPGHMFIADPMDSSYAVF, from the coding sequence ATGAAAGGATCGGCGTTTTCAGAATACTCTCCGCAGCAAGTTCGAGAAATAATACGAAAAGGCGATTATGACCTTCCTACCCCTGGAATGGCAAAAGGTCATGTACAAGCTAATCTTGTAGTATTGCCTAAAGATTGGGCATACGATTTTTTGGTTTTTGCCCAGCGAAATCCCAAACCTTGTCCTGTGTTAGACGTGACGGAGCCTGGAGATCCAGAACCTAAAATAGTTGCTCCAGGTGCAGATATAAGAACAGATATTCCCAAATATCGAGTCTGGATAGATGGTCAATGTGTTGATGAACCTAAAGATATTCTTAAATATTGGCGAGATGATTTTGTCGCCTTTCTTCTAGGTTGTTCTTTTACCTTTGAAAGCGCTTTGCTTGACGCCAAAATTCCAGTGCGACATATAGAAAAAGGTTCTAATGTCCCCATGTATATTACAAATATTCAGTGCAAGCCTGCTGGACGTTTATCTGGACCTATGGTAGTCAGTATGCGTCCCATTCCTTACAATCAGGTGTCCACCGCTGTCCTGTCGACAGGCCGGTTCCCGGCAGTACATGGGGCGCCTATTCATATTGGCAATCCAGAAGCTATTGGAATTAAAGATGTCAATTCTCCGGACTTTGGAGATGCTGTACCGATTTACGATAATGAAGTGCCTGTATTCTGGGCTTGTGGTGTTACTCCACAAGCAGCACTTATGGCGAGTAAACCGCCTTTGGCTATTACCCATGCTCCTGGACATATGTTTATTGCTGATCCAATGGATTCTTCTTATGCGGTATTTTAA